A region of Sphingomonas sp. DNA encodes the following proteins:
- a CDS encoding amidohydrolase family protein, which yields MTFFISPAARLRRAIAGMFLCLFAIAAAHADSPAAPQGPTLALTGGLWFDGERFVPAAWYAVGGRLTATRPERIDATVDLAGRYVLPPFVEAHNHDMQNAGFAAVSIGKNLRQGVFYSVQMCSKPGNDRAFSRLFNTPGTIDILYAEACISSSDGHPLGISLASYRQAGIEPDADEARARFDPIDSLEDFERLWPEIAAREPALIKVILVNSERQAANRADPDTFGFRGIDPELLAPIVARAREAGIRVAVHVDSAGDFATAVAAGPDMIVHLPGYRFARGFGAADYRIADDVAAEAARRGIFVITTANVASFSARQPWAAELRAMQIENLRLLREVGVPLIIGSDNVMGTVVDEVLYLDGLQIMPRAELLRRATIDTAEAMFPGREIGAFREGVEASLIAFDADPLETPDVLRSPAVRIRQGSLLAN from the coding sequence ATGACATTCTTCATTTCACCGGCCGCGCGGCTTCGTCGCGCCATCGCCGGTATGTTTCTTTGCCTGTTCGCGATCGCTGCCGCGCACGCCGACTCTCCGGCCGCGCCGCAGGGGCCGACGCTCGCGCTCACCGGCGGGCTCTGGTTCGACGGCGAGCGGTTCGTGCCGGCCGCATGGTATGCGGTCGGCGGCCGGCTGACCGCGACGCGGCCGGAGCGGATCGATGCGACCGTCGATCTCGCCGGGCGCTATGTGCTTCCGCCCTTCGTCGAGGCGCACAATCACGACATGCAGAATGCCGGCTTCGCCGCGGTCTCGATCGGCAAGAATCTGCGCCAGGGCGTCTTCTATTCGGTGCAGATGTGCTCGAAGCCGGGCAATGACCGCGCCTTCTCGCGCCTGTTCAATACGCCCGGCACGATCGACATCCTCTATGCGGAGGCGTGCATCTCCAGCTCGGACGGGCATCCGCTGGGCATCAGCCTCGCTTCCTATCGACAGGCGGGGATCGAACCGGATGCGGACGAGGCGAGGGCCCGCTTCGATCCGATCGACTCGCTCGAGGATTTCGAGCGGCTCTGGCCGGAGATCGCCGCGCGCGAACCGGCGCTGATCAAGGTCATCCTGGTCAACAGCGAGCGGCAGGCCGCGAACCGCGCCGATCCCGACACGTTCGGCTTTCGCGGCATCGATCCGGAGCTGCTCGCGCCGATCGTCGCGCGGGCGCGCGAAGCCGGCATCCGCGTTGCGGTTCACGTCGACAGCGCCGGCGATTTCGCCACCGCCGTCGCCGCAGGGCCGGACATGATCGTCCATCTGCCCGGCTATCGCTTCGCGCGCGGCTTCGGCGCGGCGGATTACCGCATCGCGGACGATGTGGCGGCCGAAGCGGCGCGGCGCGGCATCTTCGTCATCACCACCGCCAATGTCGCCTCATTCTCGGCGCGCCAGCCCTGGGCGGCGGAGCTGCGCGCCATGCAGATCGAAAATCTGCGCCTGCTGCGGGAGGTGGGCGTGCCGCTGATCATCGGCAGCGACAATGTGATGGGCACGGTGGTGGACGAGGTGCTCTATCTGGACGGGCTCCAGATCATGCCCCGCGCCGAATTGCTGCGCCGGGCGACGATCGACACGGCGGAAGCGATGTTCCCTGGCCGCGAGATCGGCGCGTTCCGCGAGGGCGTGGAGGCCAGTCTGATCGCCTTCGACGCCGATCCGCTGGAGACGCCCGACGTGCTACGCAGCCCCGCCGTTCGCATCCGGCAGGGTTCGCTGCTGGCGAATTGA
- a CDS encoding acyl-CoA thioesterase: MPSAAAPAHVHPLAIAPGDIDFMGHVNNAVYLKWVQEAVVAYWRKVAPAEAVAQHLWVAIKHEITYRRPAFLDDAIAAVVMAEGVRGARTFFSTLIQRGDEVLAEVKSSWCCLDAATLRPARLARDVVRRFLPE, from the coding sequence ATGCCCTCCGCAGCCGCGCCCGCCCATGTCCATCCGCTCGCCATCGCGCCCGGCGACATCGATTTCATGGGCCACGTCAACAATGCGGTCTATCTCAAATGGGTGCAGGAAGCCGTGGTCGCCTATTGGCGGAAGGTCGCGCCGGCCGAGGCGGTCGCACAGCATCTGTGGGTCGCGATCAAGCACGAGATCACCTATCGCCGCCCCGCCTTCCTCGACGACGCGATCGCGGCGGTGGTGATGGCGGAAGGCGTGCGCGGAGCGCGCACCTTCTTCAGCACCCTGATCCAGCGCGGCGACGAGGTGCTCGCCGAGGTGAAATCCTCCTGGTGCTGTCTCGATGCCGCGACCCTGCGCCCGGCGCGGCTCGCCCGCGACGTCGTGCGCCGCTTCCTGCCGGAATAA